In Companilactobacillus allii, one genomic interval encodes:
- the glmS gene encoding glutamine--fructose-6-phosphate transaminase (isomerizing): MCGIVGVVGNSETTDILLNGLEKLEYRGYDSAGIYVNDQKGKDFLIKEVGKISELEKAVTPDVQGLTGIGHTRWATHGPATIDNAHPHFSSDNRFYLVHNGVITNYAELKKEYLADVTFKSQTDTEVAVQLVSHFANEGMDAQQAFRKALRLIQGSYAFAMVDKEEPDKIFVAKNKSPLLIGLGDGFNVICSDAMAMLDRTHEFVEIHDEEVVILEKNQVSISTIDGTPVKRDSYTVNIDANDISKGTYEHYMLKEVDEQPSVMRRISKNYIREDGSINVDPEMLKELNKADRIYIVAAGTSYHAGLVGKNIFETLADVPVDAELGSEFGYHMPKLSKHPFFIFLSQSGETADSRQVLVKVNEMNLPSLTMTNVPNSTLWRESTFTMELLAGPEIAVASTKAYTAQIAVEAVLAKALGELKGIKAAKDLDLKAQLAIAANGIQTIVDEKDRIKKLTADYLTDQDHAFYIGRGIDYALSLEAALKLKEISYIHAEGFAAGELKHGTIALIEDGTPVFAYINDGIGASHTRGNIQEVKARGAHVLVIANEKYAQPGDQIVIPEIDEMISPIVSVVPAQLIAYYASLARGNDVDKPRNLAKSVTVE, from the coding sequence ATGTGTGGAATTGTTGGAGTTGTCGGTAATAGTGAAACAACAGATATTTTATTGAATGGATTAGAAAAGCTGGAGTATCGTGGTTATGATTCTGCAGGTATCTATGTTAATGATCAAAAGGGAAAAGATTTCCTTATTAAAGAAGTTGGAAAAATCAGTGAACTTGAAAAAGCTGTTACACCAGATGTACAGGGACTAACTGGTATTGGACACACAAGATGGGCAACTCATGGACCAGCAACAATTGATAATGCTCACCCACATTTTTCATCAGATAATAGATTTTATTTGGTACATAATGGTGTAATTACAAATTACGCTGAATTAAAAAAAGAATATTTAGCAGACGTTACTTTTAAAAGTCAAACTGATACAGAAGTTGCAGTTCAACTTGTATCACATTTTGCAAACGAAGGTATGGATGCACAACAAGCATTTAGAAAAGCCTTAAGACTAATACAAGGTTCATATGCATTCGCTATGGTTGATAAAGAAGAACCTGACAAGATTTTTGTTGCTAAGAATAAAAGTCCACTACTTATTGGATTAGGCGATGGATTCAACGTTATTTGTTCCGATGCTATGGCAATGCTTGATCGTACTCATGAATTCGTTGAGATTCACGATGAAGAAGTTGTTATTCTTGAAAAGAATCAAGTATCTATCAGTACGATCGATGGAACACCTGTAAAACGTGATTCATATACTGTAAATATTGATGCAAATGATATTTCAAAGGGTACTTACGAACACTACATGCTCAAAGAAGTTGATGAACAACCAAGTGTTATGCGTCGTATTTCTAAGAACTATATCAGAGAAGATGGCAGTATTAATGTTGATCCTGAGATGTTAAAAGAGCTAAATAAGGCCGATAGAATTTATATCGTTGCTGCAGGTACTAGTTATCATGCAGGATTAGTTGGTAAAAATATTTTTGAAACACTTGCTGACGTTCCGGTTGATGCTGAGCTAGGTAGTGAATTTGGATATCATATGCCTAAACTTTCTAAGCATCCCTTCTTTATTTTCTTATCACAAAGTGGTGAAACGGCTGATAGTCGTCAAGTACTTGTGAAAGTTAATGAGATGAATCTACCTAGTTTGACTATGACTAACGTTCCTAATTCAACACTTTGGCGTGAGTCGACCTTTACAATGGAGTTATTGGCTGGACCAGAGATTGCTGTTGCATCAACTAAGGCATATACAGCTCAGATTGCTGTTGAGGCAGTTCTTGCTAAAGCTTTAGGAGAGTTAAAAGGAATCAAAGCCGCTAAGGATTTGGATTTAAAAGCTCAATTAGCTATCGCTGCTAATGGTATTCAAACGATCGTAGACGAAAAAGATCGTATCAAGAAACTTACAGCTGATTATTTAACTGATCAAGATCATGCTTTTTATATTGGTCGTGGAATTGATTATGCATTGTCACTTGAAGCAGCCTTGAAATTAAAAGAGATTTCATATATTCATGCTGAAGGATTCGCAGCTGGTGAATTAAAGCATGGAACAATTGCGTTAATTGAAGACGGTACTCCAGTGTTCGCATATATTAATGACGGTATCGGAGCTAGTCATACACGTGGCAATATTCAAGAAGTAAAAGCACGTGGTGCACATGTTTTGGTTATCGCAAATGAAAAGTACGCACAACCAGGTGATCAGATAGTTATTCCAGAAATTGATGAAATGATCTCACCGATTGTTAGTGTTGTACCAGCGCAATTGATTGCTTATTATGCAAGTTTGGCACGTGGTAATGATGTTGATAAACCTCGTAACCTTGCCAAAAGTGTTACGGTAGAGTAG
- a CDS encoding APC family permease: MEGKKLNLFSTVMFGLSAIIGSGWMFGSSQAAKIAGPAAIIAWIFGAILVAMIAMVYVEIGTMFPEDGAMSRFTMYTHGSFLGHISSWANWLSLLAILPIEAVASTQYMSTWPWKWAQWTHGFMSHGELSPKGLAMATLLIFVFTIINYWSVTIMAKFNNLISVFKLVVPLITMAVLMTSHFDVSNMGSNIGQFMPNGTSSIFIAIGSAGIIYSYVAFQTVINLGNDIQKPSVNIRRGIILSLLISAIIYISLQVVFIGSLPKSIINSGWNHISFNSPFADLAILLNVYWLSTLIYFTAFISPVGSGIAFSASASKSLSSMPKNKHLPKFLSRSNNKYNTPRVALLVDFFVSFLLILMFKNWALLSRVVAASTLISLLTGPVVAGSLRKMGPDFKRPTKIRGMKWLAPVVFDLISLAIYWSMFPTSVQVIIIIIVGLPIYLIYDYKRGFREFKQKMYASLWMIVHLIGLSVISWIGSSDFGGLNLIKYPLDFLVIIVFSTIIYFWAVNSSYYSGYFDDARELNAKVSLDDDNAK; encoded by the coding sequence ATGGAAGGTAAAAAATTAAACCTGTTTTCAACCGTGATGTTTGGCTTAAGTGCCATTATTGGTTCGGGTTGGATGTTTGGATCAAGCCAAGCAGCCAAGATCGCAGGTCCAGCAGCTATTATTGCTTGGATTTTTGGAGCTATATTAGTTGCTATGATTGCTATGGTATACGTAGAAATAGGAACAATGTTTCCAGAAGATGGAGCAATGAGTCGATTCACTATGTACACTCATGGTTCGTTTTTGGGACATATTTCATCATGGGCAAATTGGCTTTCACTTTTAGCAATTCTTCCCATTGAAGCTGTAGCGTCAACGCAATATATGAGTACTTGGCCATGGAAGTGGGCACAATGGACACATGGATTTATGTCACATGGTGAACTTTCACCTAAGGGGTTAGCAATGGCAACGCTGCTCATTTTTGTATTTACTATAATTAATTACTGGTCAGTAACCATTATGGCCAAGTTTAATAATTTGATTTCAGTATTTAAGTTAGTAGTTCCACTTATAACTATGGCGGTATTAATGACGTCCCATTTTGATGTTTCTAATATGGGATCAAATATTGGCCAATTTATGCCCAATGGAACTTCATCGATTTTTATTGCCATTGGTAGTGCAGGAATAATCTATTCTTATGTGGCATTTCAAACTGTGATCAATCTTGGAAATGATATTCAAAAGCCATCAGTAAATATTAGACGCGGGATTATCTTGTCCTTATTGATAAGTGCAATTATTTATATTTCATTACAAGTTGTATTCATTGGTTCCTTGCCAAAATCAATTATTAACAGTGGTTGGAATCATATTAGCTTCAATTCTCCATTTGCTGATTTAGCAATATTGTTGAACGTTTATTGGTTATCAACACTGATTTACTTTACAGCCTTTATTTCACCAGTTGGGAGTGGAATTGCATTCTCTGCTTCAGCAAGTAAGTCATTATCATCTATGCCTAAAAATAAACATTTGCCTAAGTTCTTAAGTAGATCAAATAATAAGTACAATACACCGCGTGTCGCGTTATTAGTGGATTTCTTCGTCAGCTTTTTATTGATATTAATGTTCAAAAACTGGGCATTATTATCACGTGTTGTGGCAGCATCTACGTTGATATCGTTATTGACTGGGCCAGTGGTTGCAGGAAGCCTACGTAAAATGGGACCAGATTTTAAACGTCCTACTAAGATAAGAGGGATGAAATGGTTGGCTCCGGTAGTATTCGATCTAATAAGTCTGGCAATTTATTGGTCAATGTTTCCAACGAGTGTGCAAGTTATTATAATAATTATAGTTGGTTTACCAATTTATCTGATTTACGATTATAAACGAGGTTTTCGAGAATTTAAACAAAAAATGTACGCTAGTCTGTGGATGATCGTTCATTTAATAGGATTGTCAGTGATTTCTTGGATAGGTAGCTCTGATTTTGGTGGCTTGAATTTAATTAAGTATCCATTAGATTTTCTTGTTATAATTGTTTTTTCAACAATAATATATTTTTGGGCGGTTAATTCTTCGTATTATTCAGGATATTTTGATGATGCTAGGGAATTGAATGCCAAAGTTAGTTTGGATGATGATAATGCAAAATAA
- a CDS encoding YbbR-like domain-containing protein, translated as MIKKIINSNYFYAFISLCAAIWLFLTVSSPGVGSTRDSNQSSTSTVNTKTTLTVPLQIQANTNDYYITGYPESVKITIEGPSALVTATKNTQNFNVYLNLKKLATGQHSVEVKESGLNSELTYSIKPSTVTVNIQKRKTKTFAVDVDYSKSALASGYSAGKITLSPETVSVTGAASEVKKIKKVVVKPILPKGIKTTFDQEVLVQALDKNGKTVNVTLDPQTVHVKIPISMPSKEVSINLTQKGTTSSDFSFESDVKTIRIYGSQDQLDDIDDSIDVPIDVSNVTTDTKKTINLTDVLDNVVATDPESIDVTIKVTDSNSSSDTSTNTNNSSSNTTTDNSNNTSGSSSGSTSSNDTTNSSNNSNSSNSSDSNNNNEDNDEN; from the coding sequence ATGATAAAAAAGATAATTAACAGTAATTATTTCTACGCATTTATTTCGCTTTGTGCCGCTATATGGTTGTTTTTAACCGTTAGTAGTCCCGGAGTAGGTTCAACCAGAGATTCTAATCAATCTAGTACATCAACGGTCAATACCAAGACGACCTTGACGGTACCATTACAAATACAGGCCAACACCAATGATTACTACATTACGGGTTATCCTGAAAGTGTAAAAATCACGATTGAAGGACCATCTGCGTTGGTCACAGCAACAAAGAATACACAAAACTTTAATGTGTATTTGAACTTGAAAAAATTGGCCACTGGTCAGCACAGTGTTGAAGTTAAGGAATCTGGTTTAAACAGTGAATTAACATATTCAATAAAACCAAGTACAGTAACTGTCAATATTCAAAAGCGTAAAACTAAGACTTTTGCTGTAGATGTTGATTACAGTAAAAGTGCACTTGCATCGGGATATTCTGCTGGGAAAATAACTTTATCCCCAGAGACAGTCAGTGTCACAGGTGCTGCTTCTGAAGTTAAGAAAATTAAAAAAGTAGTTGTAAAACCTATCTTGCCAAAAGGTATAAAAACTACATTTGACCAAGAAGTTTTAGTGCAAGCATTGGATAAAAATGGTAAAACTGTTAATGTAACTTTGGATCCACAAACAGTTCACGTTAAAATTCCAATCAGTATGCCGAGTAAAGAAGTCAGCATAAATCTTACGCAAAAGGGGACGACGAGTTCAGATTTCTCCTTTGAATCTGATGTGAAAACCATTAGAATCTATGGCTCACAAGACCAGTTGGACGATATCGATGATTCAATTGATGTGCCGATCGATGTGTCGAATGTGACCACAGATACCAAGAAAACGATTAATCTGACAGATGTACTGGATAATGTTGTTGCGACTGATCCTGAAAGTATAGATGTTACTATCAAAGTGACTGATTCAAATAGTAGTAGTGATACAAGTACTAACACAAACAATAGTAGCAGTAACACGACTACTGATAATTCGAATAATACTAGTGGTAGTTCCAGTGGGAGCACTTCTAGTAACGATACTACCAATAGTAGCAATAACAGTAACAGTAGTAATAGTAGTGATTCAAATAATAACAATGAAGACAACGATGAAAATTAA
- a CDS encoding cation:proton antiporter: MQILESIILILTLLIVANIISHYFVSIPPSLIQIAAGILAAVFMKVQISVDTEWFMLAFIAPILFNDGNRFPKRELWKLRGPILGNAVILVIVSTVVGGMIVKLLIPSLTWSVAFTLVAVLSPTDPIAVQSIAKKAHIPDKLLHLISGESLINDASGLICFKYGVAATVTGVFSLKSATMDFFYISIMGALAGAIMIWIFNGIRLYLINQGVDDSILHAIIQIIIPFIIYYIAEDVFSVSGVVAVVIAGIMNISSSRTVSAFSPEIRLVTSRTWDLVVYVLNGIVFVLLGIEIPFAMTKLVHNDNISTFGAIGLSFIIWIMLVVIRFIWSYIYTTFAKNGDDDFILFSKERFDYCLMSGISGVRGAVTMVGVLSIPLTISGGAAFPSRTLVLFIASTVIIFSLVGATLLIPILTKSSAPVAYRGNSFNDDNVEIDDEAEDTEVVDTQIELDQYQANKFVLEKTIDKLKDENEENENIVYSTVIAEYLYNIHNLSISSDYPAPISKKRVKNKKDAELWDICFNCELEAIEELYSEEEISEDAYNSAVKKITKYKKEIVRHRYSQSVEFFLNYFRRTYRSIRKIIRTSFIKREEVIQFDQDAMKISIAGAQRALAKLHELDKNEHGDVADNLVYVFQRHYEDRLDLLQGKHKHRSPEFNSERISVEIQALSYQRAYVQDLLEQGKISKSTANELRQNINYSEEVINVDLD; the protein is encoded by the coding sequence GTGCAGATACTTGAATCAATTATTTTGATTCTTACATTATTGATCGTGGCGAATATTATAAGCCACTATTTTGTTTCTATTCCACCAAGTTTAATTCAGATTGCGGCAGGTATATTAGCTGCGGTATTTATGAAAGTACAAATATCAGTGGATACGGAATGGTTCATGCTAGCATTTATAGCCCCCATTTTGTTCAATGATGGGAATAGATTCCCCAAACGAGAATTATGGAAACTTAGAGGTCCAATTTTAGGTAACGCCGTTATATTAGTTATAGTTTCGACTGTTGTCGGAGGGATGATCGTTAAGTTATTGATACCTTCATTGACTTGGTCAGTGGCCTTTACATTAGTTGCGGTGTTATCTCCAACCGATCCAATTGCCGTTCAATCTATCGCCAAAAAGGCTCACATCCCTGATAAGTTGTTACATTTGATCAGTGGAGAGAGTTTAATAAATGATGCATCTGGTTTGATTTGTTTCAAATATGGTGTTGCGGCAACTGTTACTGGGGTCTTTTCTCTAAAAAGTGCAACAATGGACTTCTTTTATATTTCGATCATGGGTGCCTTAGCTGGTGCTATTATGATCTGGATTTTTAATGGTATTAGATTGTATTTGATTAATCAAGGTGTTGATGATTCAATACTTCACGCCATTATTCAAATAATCATTCCATTTATTATTTACTATATTGCTGAAGATGTATTCAGCGTTTCAGGTGTTGTTGCGGTAGTTATTGCTGGTATCATGAATATTTCATCTAGTAGAACAGTCAGTGCCTTCTCACCCGAAATTAGACTGGTTACGTCTAGAACGTGGGATTTAGTAGTGTATGTGCTAAATGGTATTGTTTTCGTGCTACTAGGAATCGAGATACCATTTGCGATGACCAAACTCGTTCATAACGATAATATCAGTACTTTTGGAGCTATTGGATTATCATTTATTATCTGGATAATGTTAGTGGTAATTAGATTTATCTGGAGTTACATATATACGACATTTGCCAAAAATGGTGATGACGATTTTATTTTGTTCTCTAAAGAGCGATTTGATTATTGCTTGATGTCTGGTATTTCAGGTGTCCGTGGTGCGGTCACTATGGTTGGTGTTTTATCGATACCACTAACTATCAGTGGTGGAGCAGCATTTCCATCACGTACGTTGGTATTATTTATTGCCAGTACCGTAATCATCTTTAGTTTAGTAGGGGCAACTTTATTAATTCCTATTTTGACAAAGAGTAGTGCACCGGTTGCTTATCGTGGTAATTCATTTAACGATGATAATGTTGAAATAGACGATGAAGCAGAGGATACAGAGGTCGTTGATACACAAATTGAACTTGATCAATATCAAGCTAACAAATTTGTGTTAGAGAAGACCATTGACAAGCTCAAAGATGAGAATGAAGAAAATGAGAATATTGTGTATTCAACGGTAATAGCTGAATATTTGTATAATATCCATAATTTAAGTATTAGTTCTGATTATCCTGCTCCAATCAGTAAGAAGCGCGTAAAGAACAAAAAGGACGCTGAGTTATGGGACATTTGTTTCAATTGTGAATTAGAAGCGATTGAAGAGTTGTATTCTGAAGAAGAGATTTCAGAGGATGCTTATAATTCGGCAGTCAAGAAAATCACTAAGTACAAAAAAGAAATCGTCAGACATAGATATAGTCAATCAGTTGAATTTTTCCTTAATTACTTCAGAAGGACTTATCGTTCGATAAGGAAAATCATTCGTACTTCATTTATCAAACGAGAAGAAGTTATTCAATTTGATCAAGATGCAATGAAGATTTCGATTGCTGGTGCACAAAGAGCACTGGCTAAATTACACGAATTGGATAAGAATGAACATGGCGATGTTGCTGATAATCTAGTGTATGTTTTCCAAAGACATTATGAAGATAGACTTGATCTACTTCAAGGTAAGCATAAACACCGTTCACCTGAATTTAATAGCGAGCGGATCAGTGTTGAAATTCAAGCATTAAGTTATCAACGTGCCTATGTTCAGGATTTATTAGAACAAGGTAAGATTAGCAAATCAACCGCTAATGAATTACGTCAAAATATTAACTATAGTGAGGAAGTAATTAATGTAGATCTTGATTAA
- the murB gene encoding UDP-N-acetylmuramate dehydrogenase: MKFPVEKLPNIEFKVDEPLSKYTFTKTGGNADVLAFPKTRVELVEIVNTAREDDIDITIIGNASNLIIKDGGIRGIVIILPNFKKIEVHGDKVTAEAGATIIDTTIAAQKASLTGIEFAAGIPGSVGGAVFMNAGAYGGEIKDVFDSAEVLLPNGNIVTLNHDDMEFSYRHSLVQNNDGIVISATFLLESGDKEKIQAEMDRLNELRRSKQPLEYPSCGSVFKRPTGHFTGPLIIKAGLQGHIIGGAQVSMKHAGFIVNINHATATDYMDLIHLIQRTINDKFDIKLQTEVRIIGEDTK; this comes from the coding sequence TTGAAATTTCCTGTTGAGAAGTTACCTAATATTGAATTTAAAGTTGATGAGCCATTAAGTAAATACACATTTACTAAGACGGGTGGAAATGCGGATGTTTTAGCTTTCCCTAAAACTCGTGTTGAACTCGTTGAGATTGTAAATACTGCTCGTGAAGATGATATTGACATTACTATCATTGGTAATGCAAGTAATTTGATTATTAAAGACGGAGGAATCCGTGGAATAGTAATTATATTACCAAACTTCAAGAAAATTGAAGTGCATGGCGACAAAGTTACCGCCGAAGCTGGTGCAACAATAATAGATACAACTATTGCTGCTCAAAAAGCTTCTTTGACGGGAATTGAATTTGCGGCTGGAATACCAGGTAGTGTTGGCGGTGCTGTCTTCATGAACGCTGGAGCTTATGGTGGTGAAATTAAAGATGTGTTTGATTCTGCCGAAGTTTTATTACCAAATGGTAATATTGTGACTTTGAATCATGACGATATGGAATTCTCATATCGCCATAGTTTAGTCCAGAATAATGATGGGATTGTTATAAGTGCTACATTCCTCTTGGAAAGTGGCGACAAGGAGAAAATCCAAGCCGAAATGGACCGTTTAAATGAGCTTAGACGTTCAAAACAACCATTAGAGTATCCTAGTTGCGGTAGTGTGTTTAAACGCCCCACAGGACATTTTACTGGGCCTCTTATTATTAAAGCTGGATTACAAGGACATATTATCGGTGGCGCTCAGGTTTCTATGAAACACGCGGGATTTATTGTCAATATTAATCATGCAACTGCTACTGATTACATGGATCTGATTCATTTGATCCAAAGAACTATAAACGACAAATTCGATATCAAGCTTCAAACTGAAGTGAGAATTATTGGCGAAGATACCAAATAA
- a CDS encoding exodeoxyribonuclease III, whose translation MKLISWNVNGLRAVVKKDFQGIVDNLDADIISVQETKLHQDQIDLELPGYHQYFYDAQKKGYSGTAVFTKEEPIKVSHGLGVEELDTEGRTLTLEFPKFYLIDSYTPNSQQKLKRLDFRMEYDDALRDYMKRLSENKPVILCGDLNVAHEEIDIKNDKTNHKNPGFSDEERNKFSELLNSGFIDTFRYLHPDEVKYSWWSYRFNARANNAGWRIDYFVISDNGKDLIDSADILNDVYGSDHCPIELNINL comes from the coding sequence ATGAAACTTATATCATGGAACGTTAATGGATTACGTGCCGTTGTTAAAAAAGATTTTCAAGGTATTGTTGATAATTTGGATGCCGACATAATCTCAGTTCAGGAAACTAAACTACACCAGGACCAAATAGACTTGGAGCTTCCTGGATATCACCAATACTTCTACGATGCACAAAAAAAGGGATATTCTGGGACAGCTGTATTTACCAAAGAAGAACCTATCAAAGTATCCCACGGACTCGGTGTTGAAGAGTTGGACACTGAAGGACGTACACTAACTTTAGAATTTCCTAAATTTTATTTAATCGACAGCTATACACCAAATTCTCAACAAAAATTAAAACGGCTTGATTTTAGAATGGAATACGACGATGCACTTCGAGACTATATGAAACGTCTATCAGAAAATAAACCTGTCATTCTTTGTGGTGATTTAAATGTTGCTCATGAAGAAATTGACATTAAAAATGATAAAACTAATCATAAGAATCCAGGATTCTCTGATGAGGAGCGTAACAAGTTCTCTGAATTATTAAATAGTGGATTTATTGATACATTCCGTTATTTGCATCCAGATGAAGTTAAATATTCATGGTGGAGTTATCGTTTTAATGCTCGTGCCAATAATGCTGGATGGAGAATTGATTACTTTGTTATTTCTGATAACGGTAAAGACTTAATCGACAGTGCCGATATTTTAAATGACGTCTACGGATCCGACCACTGTCCCATTGAATTGAATATCAATCTTTAA
- the cdaA gene encoding diadenylate cyclase CdaA has translation MNFIPSNLFTWQNLANLVDILVVWFVLYQFLSMIRGTKAVQLLKGIVIIFLIKVISWALNLHTVSFLMDQLINWGIVVIVIIFQPEIRRGLEHLGRMPLFSTTSNEEGKTKNHLIESLDQAIQYMSKRRIGALITLEMNTGLEEYVETGIDLDAEVTGALLINTFIPNTPLHDGAVIIRKNRISVAAAYLPLSESNTIPKELGTRHRAAVGISEVTDAITIVVSEETGGVMITRNGHMMLDLSRDDYLKYLQAQLADTENESDHSILSLFSIGRKKRGKQNNDKKDN, from the coding sequence ATGAATTTTATACCGAGCAATTTATTTACATGGCAAAATTTGGCTAATTTGGTTGATATTTTAGTAGTTTGGTTCGTGTTGTACCAATTCCTTTCGATGATTCGAGGGACTAAGGCTGTCCAACTATTAAAAGGTATCGTGATTATTTTTCTGATTAAGGTAATTAGTTGGGCACTTAATCTACATACCGTTTCATTTTTAATGGATCAATTAATTAATTGGGGAATTGTTGTCATAGTTATAATCTTCCAACCAGAAATACGTCGTGGACTCGAACATCTGGGACGTATGCCTTTGTTCAGTACAACCAGTAATGAAGAAGGTAAGACAAAGAATCATCTGATCGAAAGTTTGGATCAAGCTATTCAGTATATGAGTAAAAGAAGAATTGGTGCACTTATCACTTTGGAAATGAATACTGGTTTGGAAGAGTATGTAGAAACTGGTATTGATCTAGATGCTGAGGTAACAGGTGCGTTATTGATCAATACTTTTATTCCTAATACGCCTCTACATGATGGTGCAGTTATCATACGAAAGAATAGAATATCAGTTGCGGCCGCCTATTTACCGTTATCTGAGAGTAATACCATCCCTAAAGAACTAGGTACTAGACATCGTGCGGCTGTTGGTATTAGTGAGGTCACTGATGCTATAACAATTGTTGTATCAGAGGAGACCGGTGGCGTTATGATTACTCGTAACGGTCATATGATGCTGGATCTTTCGAGAGATGATTACTTGAAGTACTTGCAAGCACAACTTGCTGATACAGAAAATGAAAGTGACCACTCAATACTCAGTCTATTTTCAATAGGCCGAAAGAAGAGGGGGAAGCAAAATAATGATAAAAAAGATAATTAA
- the glmM gene encoding phosphoglucosamine mutase, protein MTKYFGTDGVRGIANKELSPELAFKLGRSGGYVLTQHSDNEGHPRVLVARDTRISGQMLQSSLIAGLLSVGIEVLNLDVITTPAVAYLVRAVSADAGIMISASHNPAEDNGIKFFGSDGYKLADDVEDEIEELLDAKEDTLPRPSAEGLGSVSDYPEGAQKYLQFLKQTLSDDLSGMKIVLDTANGSTSRLASTLFADLNVDFEIMASHPDGININKNVGSTHPEQLAKKVKESDAVAGLAFDGDGDRCIAVDADGNIIDGDKIMFILGQYLHEGGRLKKDTIVTTVMSNLGLYKAIEANGMHSVQTAVGDRHVVEEIRENNYNIGGEQSGHVVLYEYMNTGDGMLTGIHLLHVMKETGKSLAELGAPVKVYPQKLVNVPVHDKENWKDHQPIVDAIKTVEDEMDGDGRVLVRPSGTQALLRVMCEAATEEKVNEFCDQIVEVVKTEMN, encoded by the coding sequence ATGACAAAGTATTTTGGAACAGATGGAGTTAGAGGTATTGCAAATAAGGAGTTAAGTCCAGAGTTAGCATTTAAGCTGGGACGTTCAGGTGGTTATGTATTGACACAACATTCTGATAACGAGGGTCATCCTCGTGTATTGGTTGCTAGAGATACACGTATTTCTGGTCAAATGTTGCAATCAAGTTTGATTGCTGGTTTATTGTCAGTAGGTATTGAGGTATTAAATTTGGATGTTATTACAACTCCAGCTGTAGCTTACTTGGTACGTGCTGTTTCAGCAGATGCGGGAATAATGATTTCAGCTTCACATAATCCTGCTGAAGATAACGGGATTAAGTTCTTTGGTTCAGATGGATATAAATTAGCAGACGATGTTGAAGACGAAATAGAAGAATTGTTGGACGCTAAAGAAGATACATTGCCAAGACCTTCAGCAGAAGGATTGGGTAGCGTTTCGGATTATCCAGAAGGTGCACAAAAGTATCTTCAATTTTTGAAGCAAACATTATCTGATGATCTTAGTGGTATGAAGATTGTCTTGGATACTGCTAATGGTTCAACAAGCCGCCTTGCTAGCACTTTGTTTGCTGACTTGAATGTCGACTTTGAGATAATGGCATCACATCCAGATGGTATCAATATAAACAAAAATGTTGGTTCAACACATCCTGAACAGTTAGCCAAAAAGGTTAAAGAGTCCGATGCAGTTGCTGGATTAGCATTTGATGGTGATGGAGATCGTTGTATTGCTGTAGATGCTGATGGAAATATTATTGATGGTGACAAGATCATGTTCATCTTAGGCCAATATTTGCATGAAGGTGGCCGTCTTAAGAAGGATACTATTGTTACAACTGTTATGAGTAATCTAGGTTTGTACAAGGCTATTGAAGCTAATGGGATGCATAGTGTTCAAACAGCAGTTGGAGATCGCCATGTGGTCGAAGAAATTCGTGAGAATAACTACAATATTGGTGGTGAACAATCAGGTCACGTTGTACTTTACGAGTACATGAATACTGGAGATGGAATGTTGACAGGTATCCATCTATTGCACGTTATGAAAGAAACTGGCAAGAGTTTAGCTGAATTGGGTGCTCCTGTTAAGGTTTATCCACAAAAGCTTGTTAATGTACCAGTACATGACAAAGAGAACTGGAAAGATCATCAACCAATTGTAGATGCAATTAAAACTGTTGAAGATGAGATGGATGGAGACGGTCGTGTATTAGTTCGTCCTAGTGGTACACAAGCATTGCTTCGAGTAATGTGTGAAGCTGCTACTGAAGAGAAGGTCAATGAATTCTGTGATCAAATTGTTGAAGTTGTTAAAACTGAAATGAATTAA